One Halocalculus aciditolerans DNA segment encodes these proteins:
- a CDS encoding glycosyltransferase family 4 protein — MPDRGVCVVTHPLSSSGENATRTLLDVLAALGPVSLVTADLPAASTIRDDHEVVEITRAGAGDSILVAAVRFALNQLRMSRVVAGRDEDVVLFFGATAYLLPVLVARLVGKTVAVEPRGDVPLTLKLNWRQRVPDPVAAVLAGLVRLLERTSFAAADGVVTYTPNMARQLGLDPDDADVHPNGARYVDTDTFAPRTPYGDRPKTVGFLGRLDEEKGIRTLAAVARRLPDDYTFRFIGSGDLDDWLADELDAEIETGSVELAGWVDHDDVPRELDGLRLLVMPSEPTEGLPTTILEALACGTPVYATPVAGVPDVVRAGDTGFLMEAADADRILTDLERILGRDDLAEISANGRALVENEYSFDAAVDRYREILAALRA; from the coding sequence ATGCCCGACCGCGGCGTCTGCGTCGTCACCCACCCGCTGAGTTCGTCCGGCGAGAACGCCACGCGAACCCTCCTCGACGTCCTCGCGGCCCTCGGCCCGGTCTCACTCGTCACCGCGGACCTCCCCGCGGCGTCGACGATTCGGGACGACCACGAGGTCGTCGAGATCACTCGCGCGGGCGCTGGCGACTCGATTCTCGTCGCCGCCGTCCGCTTCGCGCTGAACCAACTCCGGATGAGCCGCGTCGTCGCCGGCCGCGACGAGGACGTCGTGCTCTTCTTCGGCGCGACCGCCTACCTCCTCCCCGTCCTCGTCGCGCGGCTCGTGGGGAAGACGGTCGCCGTCGAACCCCGCGGCGACGTCCCGCTCACGCTGAAACTCAACTGGCGGCAACGCGTCCCCGACCCCGTCGCCGCCGTTCTCGCCGGGCTCGTCCGCCTCCTCGAACGAACGAGCTTCGCCGCCGCCGACGGCGTCGTCACCTACACGCCCAACATGGCGCGCCAGCTCGGCCTCGACCCCGACGACGCCGACGTTCACCCGAACGGCGCGCGCTACGTCGACACCGACACCTTCGCCCCGCGCACGCCCTACGGCGACCGCCCGAAGACCGTCGGCTTCCTCGGCCGCCTCGACGAGGAGAAGGGCATCCGCACGCTCGCCGCTGTCGCCCGCCGCCTCCCCGACGACTACACCTTCCGGTTCATCGGGAGCGGCGACCTCGACGACTGGCTCGCCGACGAACTCGACGCCGAAATAGAAACAGGAAGCGTCGAGCTCGCCGGCTGGGTCGACCACGACGACGTCCCCCGCGAACTCGACGGCCTCCGCCTCCTCGTCATGCCCTCCGAGCCCACCGAAGGCCTCCCGACGACGATACTGGAAGCGCTCGCCTGCGGCACGCCCGTCTACGCCACGCCCGTCGCCGGCGTTCCCGACGTCGTCAGAGCCGGCGACACCGGCTTCCTCATGGAGGCAGCCGACGCCGACCGGATTCTCACCGACCTCGAACGCATCCTCGGACGCGACGACCTCGCCGAGATAAGCGCGAACGGCCGCGCGCTCGTCGAGAACGAGTACAGCTTCGACGCCGCCGTCGACCGGTATCGAGAGATTCTCGCGGCGCTCCGCGCCTGA
- a CDS encoding sulfatase, with the protein MSQARNVLLVTVDSLRADHVGYHGYERDVTPFIDGRAGDAATFENAFAHVGGTKFAFPSILSGVTPLMYGGYGRISEEQTVVAEPFRDAGYRTGGIHSNLYIGADYGYDRGFDTFFDSKEDASPLSKARQYVKTNLEGTALFDVLQSMYDFAESAGGVNVGSYHSPGDEITDRAIRFIEGSGDQPNFLWVHYMDVHHPFLPPAEYQEKYLDEPLDDRECIKLRRKVLEEPENVADEELQTLIDLYDAEIRYTDDEVERLVTAAEDEWGEDFVFAFTADHGEHFLEHGYFSGAQLYDVKLHVPLLIDGLGGSGSFDDLVALTDLPVTLLDSVGVDVPESYCGHSLVDLVTEGTWPREEICGGMFVDDGAGEDFQCRTDRWKYIERHGGDRELYDLDADPGEQENVADDHPDVVDDLADRLNDHRRAVTETDTDISDVEMEEHVKERLRRLGYSE; encoded by the coding sequence ATGAGTCAAGCCCGCAACGTCCTGCTGGTCACCGTGGACTCCCTCCGCGCGGACCACGTGGGATACCACGGCTACGAGCGCGACGTGACGCCGTTCATCGACGGCCGCGCCGGCGACGCGGCGACCTTCGAGAACGCGTTCGCGCACGTCGGCGGCACGAAGTTCGCCTTTCCCTCCATCCTGTCCGGCGTGACGCCCCTGATGTACGGCGGCTACGGACGCATCTCCGAGGAGCAGACCGTCGTCGCCGAACCCTTCCGCGACGCCGGCTACCGGACCGGCGGCATTCACTCGAACCTCTACATCGGCGCGGACTACGGCTACGACCGCGGGTTCGACACGTTCTTCGACTCGAAGGAGGACGCCTCACCGCTCAGCAAGGCCCGCCAGTACGTGAAGACGAATCTCGAGGGAACGGCGCTCTTCGACGTCTTGCAGTCGATGTACGACTTCGCGGAGTCAGCGGGCGGCGTCAACGTCGGCTCCTACCACTCGCCGGGCGACGAAATCACGGACCGCGCCATCCGGTTCATCGAGGGGTCCGGCGACCAGCCGAACTTCCTCTGGGTCCACTACATGGACGTCCACCACCCCTTCCTCCCGCCCGCCGAGTACCAGGAGAAGTACCTCGACGAGCCGCTCGACGACCGCGAATGCATCAAGCTCCGGCGGAAAGTCCTCGAAGAGCCCGAGAACGTCGCGGACGAGGAACTCCAGACGCTGATCGACCTCTACGACGCCGAAATCCGATACACCGACGACGAAGTCGAACGCCTCGTCACGGCCGCTGAGGACGAGTGGGGCGAGGACTTCGTGTTCGCGTTCACCGCCGACCACGGCGAGCACTTCCTCGAACACGGCTACTTCTCCGGCGCGCAGCTCTACGACGTCAAACTCCACGTCCCCCTCCTCATTGATGGGCTCGGCGGGAGCGGGTCGTTCGACGACCTCGTCGCCCTCACCGACCTCCCGGTCACGCTCCTCGACTCGGTCGGCGTCGACGTCCCGGAGAGCTACTGCGGGCACAGCCTCGTCGACCTCGTCACCGAAGGAACGTGGCCGCGCGAGGAGATCTGCGGCGGGATGTTCGTCGACGACGGCGCGGGCGAGGACTTCCAGTGCCGCACCGACCGCTGGAAGTACATCGAGCGCCACGGCGGCGACCGCGAACTCTACGACCTCGACGCCGACCCCGGCGAGCAGGAGAACGTCGCCGACGACCACCCCGACGTCGTCGACGACCTCGCGGACCGACTGAACGACCACCGCCGCGCCGTCACCGAGACCGACACCGATATCTCCGACGTGGAGATGGAAGAACACGTCAAGGAACGCCTCCGCCGCCTCGGCTACTCGGAGTAG